The Flammeovirgaceae bacterium genome contains a region encoding:
- a CDS encoding PepSY-like domain-containing protein, which produces MKKTMIASLLVFLAVHAHAQKLDSKDVPAGAKNNLAKKYSGKNANWEKEDDKYEASFKQKGEEVSVLFDAAGNILETETEINKKDLPSAILATLKKDYSEYEIEEAAKIDANGAITYEVEVEIGEQTFDLIFDVEGKLLKKELKQQEDKD; this is translated from the coding sequence ATGAAAAAAACAATGATCGCTTCGCTACTAGTGTTTCTGGCAGTTCATGCTCATGCCCAAAAGCTTGACAGTAAAGATGTGCCTGCTGGTGCCAAAAACAACCTGGCCAAAAAATATTCTGGAAAAAATGCAAACTGGGAAAAGGAGGATGACAAATATGAGGCAAGCTTTAAACAAAAAGGCGAAGAAGTATCCGTTCTTTTTGATGCAGCCGGCAATATTCTTGAAACCGAAACAGAAATTAACAAAAAGGATCTCCCCTCTGCAATTCTAGCCACACTGAAGAAGGACTACTCAGAGTATGAAATAGAAGAAGCTGCTAAGATTGATGCCAATGGCGCAATTACTTATGAGGTTGAAGTAGAGATTGGAGAGCAAACGTTCGATCTTATTTTCGATGTGGAAGGCAAATTGCTTAAAAAAGAATTGAAGCAACAAGAGGATAAGGATTAA
- a CDS encoding TonB-dependent receptor encodes MRKSVLFFLLVCSTVTFSQVKSVTVSGVLKDHLSKSGLAYVNVIIKNEKDSSFVSGAVSTDDGSFSITNLSPGNYILETSLVGYNTLSTSMVVGKFSEYIDLGIIELMENVTALNEIVVSGTRDAVSETLDKKIFSVSDNVSQSGGSLLQVMQTLPGVTVSQEGTVQLRGSNKVVVLIDGKQTALTGFGNQRALENIPASAIEKIEVINNPSSKYDANGNAGIINIIYKKDVREGFNGQVGLAGGLGALWIKEKNYPTIREQYQATPKINPSVSINYRKKKLNLFLQADDLYTKTLNKNEFVDRYYENGDTIRQQTMRNRTTNIITAKGGFDWYLNERNTITVSGLVSREKILDEGDEPFFNADFSERLRLWQFLEDEVKTTGTEMATWQHKFKQPGRLLNVGVNYTFHREDEKYFFTNITPNYTGLDSFKLISDEHVGDFNIDYSHPLKYGRFETGIKFRNRYIPTNMQFIPGLNSPLDVSAGGWATYSEKIPAIYGNYFVENKNFEIEAGLRVEYVNIYYDVNPDHNTYKSDGYSYTQPFPNLRLAYKANGNNTFSIFYNRRVDRPNEVDIRIFPKYDDVEIIKVGNPGLRPQFTNSFELGYKSSWSNGYLYSALYHKRMESTITRIGSIVPGSTLIYNIFQNAGDSYSTGLELIVSHNIGKWATFNFNVNGYQNVIEAFTVVNKYPEENTFSAEKQKAFSGSLKLNGLFHLNGNYDLQFNTVYMAPDVVPQGKTYSRFYVDFGIKKAVQQGKGEIYLNATDIANTLRIKREVDGDGFRYVSTDYFETQVVRIGYTFKF; translated from the coding sequence ATGCGAAAATCGGTTCTATTTTTTCTATTGGTATGTTCAACGGTTACCTTTTCTCAGGTAAAAAGTGTCACCGTATCTGGCGTGTTGAAAGACCACTTATCGAAAAGTGGTCTGGCTTATGTGAATGTGATTATCAAGAATGAAAAGGACAGCTCGTTTGTATCGGGTGCGGTCTCAACAGATGATGGTAGTTTTTCGATAACCAATCTATCACCAGGTAATTATATTCTGGAAACATCACTCGTGGGCTATAACACATTAAGTACATCAATGGTTGTGGGCAAATTCAGTGAATATATCGACCTCGGAATAATTGAGCTAATGGAGAATGTCACAGCTCTTAACGAAATTGTTGTGTCCGGTACAAGGGATGCCGTTTCTGAGACTTTAGATAAAAAAATTTTCTCGGTGTCAGACAATGTCAGCCAGAGCGGAGGTTCACTGCTTCAGGTTATGCAAACACTACCCGGAGTAACTGTAAGCCAGGAGGGAACAGTGCAATTGAGAGGAAGTAACAAGGTGGTTGTACTGATTGATGGAAAGCAAACTGCGCTTACAGGTTTTGGCAATCAACGCGCTCTTGAAAATATTCCAGCATCGGCAATTGAAAAGATAGAAGTCATCAACAATCCATCTTCTAAGTACGATGCCAATGGCAATGCTGGAATTATCAATATTATTTATAAGAAAGACGTAAGAGAGGGATTTAACGGCCAGGTCGGCTTAGCGGGTGGCTTAGGTGCTCTATGGATCAAGGAAAAGAATTATCCGACAATCCGCGAACAATATCAAGCAACACCCAAGATCAACCCTTCTGTTTCGATTAACTACAGAAAGAAAAAACTAAATCTCTTTCTCCAGGCTGATGACCTTTATACGAAAACTTTGAACAAGAATGAGTTTGTTGACAGATATTATGAAAACGGAGATACTATCCGGCAACAGACTATGCGAAACCGGACTACCAATATCATAACAGCTAAAGGTGGCTTTGATTGGTATTTAAATGAACGTAACACTATCACCGTATCAGGCCTTGTTAGCAGGGAAAAGATTCTGGATGAAGGAGATGAGCCTTTTTTCAATGCGGATTTTTCTGAGCGATTGAGACTCTGGCAATTTCTGGAAGATGAAGTAAAAACAACGGGCACTGAAATGGCCACATGGCAGCATAAGTTTAAGCAACCTGGCAGGTTACTTAATGTTGGTGTGAACTACACTTTTCATAGGGAAGATGAGAAATATTTTTTCACCAACATCACTCCCAACTATACGGGTCTCGACTCATTTAAATTGATCTCCGATGAGCATGTTGGGGATTTCAACATTGATTACTCGCATCCACTCAAATACGGACGATTTGAGACAGGTATTAAATTTAGAAACAGATATATACCTACCAACATGCAGTTCATTCCAGGATTGAATTCTCCCTTGGATGTGAGTGCTGGCGGTTGGGCAACGTACAGTGAAAAAATACCAGCCATCTACGGCAACTATTTTGTTGAAAATAAAAATTTTGAAATTGAAGCTGGCTTACGGGTAGAGTACGTTAACATCTACTATGACGTAAATCCCGATCATAATACCTATAAGAGTGATGGGTATAGCTACACGCAACCATTTCCCAATCTGAGGCTAGCTTACAAGGCGAATGGTAATAATACATTCTCAATATTCTACAACCGAAGAGTAGACAGACCGAACGAGGTTGATATCCGCATATTTCCTAAATACGATGATGTTGAAATAATCAAAGTTGGTAACCCTGGACTTCGCCCTCAGTTTACGAACTCGTTCGAGTTGGGCTACAAATCAAGTTGGAGCAATGGCTATCTTTATTCAGCACTTTACCATAAGCGTATGGAATCAACTATTACGCGTATTGGGAGCATTGTGCCCGGCAGTACTCTGATTTATAACATATTTCAAAACGCAGGGGACAGCTATTCAACAGGGTTGGAACTAATTGTATCTCACAATATAGGGAAGTGGGCAACCTTCAATTTCAATGTGAATGGCTACCAAAATGTTATTGAGGCATTCACGGTTGTTAACAAATATCCGGAGGAAAACACTTTCTCGGCTGAGAAGCAGAAGGCGTTTTCAGGAAGCCTGAAATTAAATGGTCTCTTTCATTTGAATGGAAACTACGACCTTCAATTTAACACTGTATATATGGCTCCGGATGTTGTGCCCCAAGGGAAAACTTACTCACGTTTCTATGTTGACTTTGGAATTAAAAAAGCTGTTCAACAAGGGAAGGGCGAAATATATCTGAACGCAACTGACATTGCTAACACCCTTCGAATCAAACGCGAAGTTGATGGCGATGGCTTCAGGTATGTAAGTACGGACTACTTTGAAACACAAGTCGTTCGAATCGGATATACGTTTAAATTTTAG
- a CDS encoding HAMP domain-containing histidine kinase — MRLLQVSLRALLLYSLIIVLISIPVSIFTIREILSEEVDESLALHSDQFVKHIKNYEYLEDLDLDLKIWDQLSYDVILEPTTESLPTRRYETVVMYDSAAKESNSFRTLTSSVVIKDKPYLLTIRLSLVDNNELLITLGAVQITLIVILAAGLLLLNRSLSKKLWRPFYRTLNQLKAYELDKSELITPEKTDIIEFDDLNKTVSHLTERNRKVYLEQKEFIENASHELQTPLSIFQSKLDTLMQIPGLNEAGAATILELEETAMRMSKLNKNLLLLSKIDNNQFTEQVEVDVAMMANKLLSNLQSMSDLGSISIQKKIDPLTTKANGTLIEVLLSNLFHNAIRHSNSNGKVSIEISNGTLTVANTGSPMKMDASRMFDRFSKESKDENSSGLGLAIVKRICDACSYKLSYSFFDGIHTFTIIF; from the coding sequence ATGAGATTATTACAAGTTAGCCTACGCGCATTGCTTTTATATTCGCTTATCATTGTGCTGATAAGCATTCCGGTTTCTATTTTTACCATCCGGGAAATCCTCAGCGAGGAAGTTGATGAGTCCCTCGCATTGCATTCTGACCAATTCGTAAAGCACATCAAGAACTATGAATACCTTGAAGACCTGGATTTGGATTTAAAAATCTGGGATCAGCTATCGTATGATGTTATATTAGAGCCAACAACTGAATCTTTACCAACCAGGCGCTACGAAACCGTGGTCATGTATGATAGCGCGGCTAAGGAATCAAATTCATTCCGGACTCTAACTTCGTCTGTCGTTATAAAAGACAAGCCATACCTTTTGACGATACGCTTATCGTTGGTAGATAATAATGAATTGCTTATCACCTTAGGCGCGGTGCAGATTACTCTTATCGTGATCCTTGCCGCAGGATTATTGCTCCTAAATCGGTCCCTCTCGAAAAAGCTATGGAGACCATTTTATCGCACCCTCAATCAACTTAAAGCATATGAGCTTGATAAAAGCGAATTAATAACTCCGGAAAAAACTGACATAATCGAATTTGATGACCTGAATAAGACGGTCAGTCATCTTACTGAAAGAAACAGGAAGGTATACCTGGAGCAAAAGGAGTTTATTGAGAATGCATCTCATGAACTTCAAACCCCGCTGTCTATTTTCCAGTCGAAGCTTGATACTTTGATGCAGATACCCGGACTCAATGAAGCGGGGGCCGCAACCATTCTTGAGCTTGAAGAAACTGCCATGAGGATGTCAAAACTCAACAAGAACCTTCTATTGTTGAGCAAGATTGATAACAATCAATTTACCGAACAAGTGGAAGTTGATGTGGCGATGATGGCGAATAAGCTACTCTCAAATCTTCAGTCGATGTCCGATTTGGGGAGCATATCAATTCAGAAGAAGATTGACCCGCTGACAACTAAGGCCAATGGTACATTAATTGAGGTGCTTCTCTCAAACCTATTCCACAATGCCATTCGTCACAGCAACAGTAATGGCAAAGTAAGTATTGAAATTTCAAACGGTACTCTAACCGTAGCCAATACCGGCAGTCCAATGAAAATGGATGCCTCCAGAATGTTTGATCGTTTCAGCAAAGAAAGCAAGGACGAGAATAGTTCTGGTCTCGGGTTGGCAATAGTTAAACGCATATGCGATGCTTGCTCCTACAAGCTGAGCTACTCCTTTTTTGACGGAATTCACACGTTCACAATTATTTTTTAA
- a CDS encoding EamA family transporter — MQTWIIYAILAMIFAGLTSVLAKYGLQNISADFGLGIRTTVIFVIIAVINLFGEKYKEIVNLTGLQILLLIASGITTTLSWIFYYRAMKDGLVSYVAAIDKASILITLLLSFLLLKEPVTPKILIGAFLIFIGMIVLVWK, encoded by the coding sequence ATGCAGACCTGGATCATCTATGCAATTCTGGCAATGATTTTTGCAGGACTTACTTCTGTATTGGCAAAATATGGTCTTCAAAACATCAGTGCCGACTTTGGACTCGGAATCAGGACAACCGTGATTTTTGTAATCATTGCAGTCATCAATTTATTTGGGGAAAAGTACAAGGAAATTGTCAACCTCACCGGATTACAAATACTGCTACTGATTGCATCGGGTATTACTACAACCCTTAGTTGGATTTTCTACTACAGAGCGATGAAAGACGGCTTGGTCTCGTATGTGGCTGCGATAGACAAGGCCAGCATCCTCATTACTCTGCTATTATCTTTCCTGCTGTTAAAAGAGCCAGTAACACCAAAAATTTTGATTGGTGCCTTCCTTATTTTCATAGGCATGATTGTACTTGTTTGGAAATAA
- a CDS encoding phosphatase PAP2 family protein, which translates to MKYFLSCLLILLFIKINYLFAQIQHANDTLVSTNLTYTQGLFRSKSFQRAVIVPTILIASGLYASTDNDVINNLEVQEERNEWAPAFHHGADDYIQYAPIAAVYGLNILGIKGKNDLKNRTWLLIKTELLMGAMVYSLKKITTVPRPDTGQPSSFPSGHTAQAFAAATFMAKEYGYKSVWYSIGAYTVATGVGVMRVMNNRHWASDVLAGAGIGILSTNITYLLHRNIPTKRNKSTAVWTPAFNYGSMGACLIITIN; encoded by the coding sequence ATGAAATACTTTCTTAGTTGCCTGCTCATCTTACTATTTATTAAGATCAATTATTTATTTGCACAGATCCAACACGCTAATGATACTCTTGTATCAACCAATTTAACCTATACTCAGGGATTATTTAGATCGAAGTCTTTTCAAAGGGCAGTAATTGTTCCTACGATATTGATAGCGAGTGGGCTCTACGCCAGTACCGATAATGATGTGATCAACAACCTGGAGGTACAGGAGGAGCGCAATGAGTGGGCACCAGCGTTTCATCATGGTGCGGACGATTACATTCAGTACGCGCCTATTGCGGCAGTTTATGGCCTAAATATTTTGGGGATAAAGGGGAAAAATGACTTGAAGAACCGAACATGGTTGCTGATAAAAACCGAATTGCTGATGGGAGCAATGGTTTATTCACTCAAGAAGATCACGACTGTTCCCCGACCAGATACAGGCCAGCCAAGCTCATTTCCATCCGGACACACAGCCCAGGCATTCGCAGCAGCAACGTTTATGGCAAAAGAGTATGGATATAAAAGTGTCTGGTATAGCATCGGGGCATACACCGTTGCAACGGGGGTTGGTGTCATGCGGGTAATGAACAACAGGCACTGGGCTTCAGATGTTCTTGCTGGCGCTGGTATCGGAATATTGTCTACTAACATAACCTATCTGCTCCACAGAAATATTCCAACCAAAAGAAACAAAAGCACGGCAGTGTGGACACCCGCTTTCAACTACGGGAGCATGGGGGCATGCCTAATCATAACTATAAACTAA